In Dyadobacter sp. NIV53, a single window of DNA contains:
- a CDS encoding sialate O-acetylesterase, translating into MKHGLPILIWAFLSLGSFDASGQISIDFPSVRAIFQRDKNKNATIYISGKYTKSVDRIEAKLIAINGGADVGWATIHSNPQGGLYNGGLTTSGGWYELQVRGMKGDQQVSFNSVSPVGIGEVFLIAGQSNGQGFQNTSTFDYGAQRASDDRVNCIRYSNNGSSDTNFPYPSFSHLESDYQIAPRGQSAWSWGKLGDLLASRLGVPILFYNVGWEGTLVRSWRESITGTATSPYVNATYQPSGMPYANLRSTLQSYVPMTGVRGILWIQGEADNQFNTAANTYANDLKAVIDASRNDTGKNITWAVSLTSYVNRFGLDNSIIEGQKRVISTVANVFTGPNTDEIQIPRTDPDGVHLHHEGLTAMAESWNNHLNDDYFSRSEPVLPIRPLQVVASCVGNNSISLAVNSDGYTSVSWNTGQNTSSIQVGNGTYRATARDSRGNIVYSPEISISESIQPAQPVISLEGSNPVCLGNTATLVSNTSENIHWNTGATSG; encoded by the coding sequence ATGAAACACGGTTTACCTATTCTAATCTGGGCTTTTCTAAGCCTCGGGTCTTTTGATGCGTCCGGACAAATAAGTATTGATTTTCCATCCGTCAGAGCTATTTTTCAACGGGATAAAAATAAAAATGCAACTATTTACATTTCAGGTAAATACACTAAATCTGTCGACCGGATTGAAGCAAAGCTAATTGCCATCAATGGTGGTGCTGATGTTGGCTGGGCTACCATTCATTCTAATCCGCAAGGCGGCCTGTATAATGGTGGGCTTACAACCAGCGGAGGCTGGTACGAATTACAGGTCCGTGGCATGAAAGGCGATCAGCAGGTCAGTTTTAACTCGGTTTCACCAGTAGGTATCGGCGAAGTTTTTTTAATAGCAGGGCAATCTAATGGGCAAGGCTTTCAAAATACTTCTACTTTTGATTATGGCGCACAAAGAGCATCTGATGACAGGGTAAACTGTATCAGATACAGCAACAATGGCAGTTCGGATACTAATTTCCCTTATCCGTCATTTTCTCATCTTGAATCAGATTATCAAATTGCTCCCAGAGGACAATCAGCCTGGAGTTGGGGGAAATTAGGAGATTTACTGGCTTCCCGGCTTGGTGTACCTATCCTGTTTTATAATGTCGGCTGGGAAGGGACTTTAGTGCGGAGCTGGCGTGAAAGTATAACAGGAACAGCGACGTCCCCATATGTGAATGCAACTTATCAGCCATCCGGTATGCCTTATGCAAATTTGAGGTCGACATTGCAGTCCTATGTACCCATGACGGGAGTAAGAGGAATATTGTGGATTCAGGGAGAAGCTGACAATCAGTTTAATACGGCAGCAAATACTTATGCAAATGACTTAAAAGCTGTAATAGATGCAAGCCGCAATGATACCGGAAAAAATATAACCTGGGCAGTTTCGCTTACTTCATATGTTAACAGATTTGGCCTGGATAACAGTATCATTGAAGGGCAAAAAAGAGTGATCAGCACTGTTGCCAATGTATTTACAGGGCCCAATACAGACGAAATACAAATCCCAAGGACAGATCCTGATGGTGTACACCTTCATCACGAGGGGCTTACTGCTATGGCAGAATCATGGAATAATCATTTGAACGACGATTATTTTTCACGCTCCGAGCCCGTTTTGCCCATAAGGCCATTACAGGTTGTAGCCAGTTGCGTTGGGAATAATAGTATCAGCCTGGCTGTAAACAGTGATGGTTATACATCTGTGAGCTGGAACACCGGCCAAAATACAAGCAGTATCCAGGTTGGGAATGGTACTTACAGGGCTACTGCCCGTGATAGCAGAGGAAACATAGTTTACTCTCCTGAAATAAGTATCAGCGAAAGCATACAACCTGCACAGCCAGTTATTTCATTGGAAGGCAGTAATCCGGTATGTTTAGGAAATACAGCTACTTTAGTTTCAAATACATCTGAAAATATACACTGGAACACCGGTGCTACTTCTGGATGA